In Alistipes ihumii AP11, a genomic segment contains:
- the ybaK gene encoding Cys-tRNA(Pro) deacylase: MGEKVSKTNAARLLDRAKIHYELIPYRVDEDDLAAVHVAEQLGEPIERVFKTLVLRGDRTGVLICVVPGDAEVDLKAAARASGNKSVEMLHMKELLPTTGYIRGGCSPIGMKKSFPTYIHSTCRLYDSIYVSAGVRGLQIRIAPDDLIGTTDASVVDLTV; the protein is encoded by the coding sequence ATGGGAGAGAAAGTGAGCAAGACGAATGCGGCCCGTTTGCTGGACCGCGCGAAAATTCATTACGAGCTGATCCCCTACAGGGTGGACGAGGACGATCTGGCAGCCGTCCATGTGGCCGAGCAGCTCGGCGAGCCGATTGAGCGCGTGTTCAAGACGCTCGTGCTGCGCGGCGACCGGACGGGCGTTCTGATCTGCGTCGTGCCGGGCGACGCGGAGGTCGATCTGAAGGCGGCGGCCCGCGCATCGGGCAACAAGAGCGTCGAGATGCTGCACATGAAAGAACTGCTGCCGACGACCGGCTATATCCGGGGCGGCTGCTCGCCGATCGGGATGAAAAAGTCCTTTCCGACCTATATCCATTCGACCTGCCGGCTTTACGATTCGATCTACGTCAGCGCCGGCGTGCGCGGATTGCAGATTCGTATTGCGCCCGACGACCTGATCGGTACGACGGACGCATCGGTCGTCGATCTGACAGTCTGA
- the mutY gene encoding A/G-specific adenine glycosylase, which yields MRPMKQTSDISAVLIEWYGRHFRPLPWRETSDPYLIWLSEVILQQTRVAQGLDYFRRFASRFPDVRSLAAATEDEVLKLWQGLGYYSRARSLHAAARRVAERFDGVFPTGYDDVRSLPGVGDYTASAVCSIAYGQPCAVVDGNVYRVLSRLTDADVPTDTAAGKRYYAERARSLLDESRPGLHNQAVMEFGALQCVPANPDCECCPLRDRCLSLARGTVADRPPKREKKAAVPRYFNYLHVRCAGSTLLAKRTGRDIWRNLYEFPLIETPRAVDFGELQRTARWREWFDEAGDVRVSGMLPMPRHVLSHRVIHACFYRVDLPTWPAGLSSFLKVLSSEISRYPVSRLTELYLERGE from the coding sequence ATGCGTCCGATGAAACAGACCAGCGACATAAGCGCCGTTCTGATCGAATGGTACGGCCGGCATTTCCGTCCGCTGCCTTGGCGCGAGACGTCCGATCCGTACCTGATCTGGCTGTCGGAGGTGATCCTGCAGCAGACCCGCGTGGCGCAGGGCCTCGACTATTTCCGCCGGTTCGCTTCGCGTTTTCCCGACGTGCGTTCGCTGGCCGCCGCGACCGAGGACGAAGTGCTGAAGCTGTGGCAGGGGCTGGGCTATTACAGCCGGGCCCGTAGTCTGCATGCGGCCGCCCGCCGGGTGGCGGAGCGTTTCGACGGCGTTTTCCCGACCGGTTACGACGACGTGCGCTCGCTGCCCGGCGTGGGCGACTATACGGCCTCGGCAGTCTGCTCGATTGCCTACGGCCAGCCCTGCGCCGTGGTCGACGGGAACGTCTATCGCGTATTGTCGCGCCTGACGGACGCCGATGTGCCGACCGATACGGCTGCCGGAAAGCGTTATTATGCCGAACGGGCCCGCTCGCTGCTCGACGAGTCGCGTCCGGGCCTGCACAATCAGGCGGTCATGGAGTTCGGCGCGTTGCAGTGCGTGCCGGCGAACCCCGACTGCGAATGTTGTCCGTTACGCGACCGTTGTCTTTCGCTGGCTCGCGGCACGGTGGCCGACCGTCCTCCGAAGCGGGAGAAAAAGGCGGCGGTCCCCCGTTACTTCAATTATCTGCACGTTCGTTGCGCCGGCTCGACGCTGCTGGCGAAGCGGACCGGCCGCGATATCTGGCGCAATCTGTACGAGTTTCCGTTGATCGAGACGCCCCGGGCGGTCGATTTCGGCGAACTGCAGCGGACGGCTCGGTGGCGGGAGTGGTTCGACGAGGCGGGGGATGTCCGCGTTTCGGGCATGCTCCCGATGCCCCGGCATGTGCTGTCGCACCGTGTGATCCATGCCTGTTTCTATCGGGTCGACCTGCCGACCTGGCCGGCAGGATTGTCGTCCTTTCTGAAAGTTCTTTCGTCGGAAATATCCCGTTACCCTGTCTCTCGACTGACCGAGCTTTATCTGGAGCGAGGGGAGTGA
- a CDS encoding pirin family protein: protein MDMLLHKAATRGYFDHGWLRTHHTFSFADYYDPARLNFGALRVLNDDTVVPGAGFGMHPHREMEVVSIPLSGRLEHKDSLGHADVIRAGEIQAMSAGTGIYHSEYNPSRSAPVEFLQIWIFPNRRGVKPRYENAVISDLARPGELSEIVSPYPGNGRGLWIYQDAWLSLGDLRQNTRVEYVLHSAGSYGVYVFVVEGNVEIAGTTLGRRDGLGVTRMSDFSLRALSDTRVLLIEVPPVG, encoded by the coding sequence ATGGACATGCTTTTGCACAAGGCCGCCACGCGCGGCTATTTCGACCACGGCTGGCTCAGGACCCACCATACGTTCAGTTTCGCCGACTATTACGATCCGGCGCGCCTCAATTTCGGTGCGCTGAGGGTCCTCAACGACGATACGGTTGTTCCGGGGGCGGGTTTCGGCATGCATCCGCATCGTGAGATGGAGGTCGTTTCGATTCCGTTGAGCGGCCGGCTCGAGCACAAGGACAGCCTCGGGCACGCGGACGTGATCCGTGCGGGCGAAATTCAGGCAATGAGTGCCGGGACGGGTATCTATCACAGCGAGTACAACCCGAGCCGCAGCGCGCCCGTCGAGTTTCTGCAAATATGGATTTTCCCGAACCGTCGGGGCGTCAAGCCCCGCTACGAGAATGCCGTGATTTCCGATCTGGCGCGTCCCGGCGAGCTGTCGGAGATCGTCTCTCCCTACCCGGGAAACGGTCGCGGCCTGTGGATCTATCAGGACGCATGGCTGTCGCTGGGCGATTTGCGGCAGAATACGCGTGTCGAATACGTGTTGCACAGCGCCGGCAGTTACGGCGTCTACGTATTCGTCGTGGAAGGCAACGTCGAAATCGCCGGTACGACCCTCGGCCGCCGCGACGGGCTGGGCGTTACCCGCATGTCCGACTTCTCGCTTCGGGCGTTGAGCGATACCCGCGTGCTATTGATCGAGGTTCCTCCCGTCGGGTGA